A single window of Fervidicoccus fontis Kam940 DNA harbors:
- the speE gene encoding polyamine aminopropyltransferase: MGMKKLTPWTSWYVEWIDDGDASFKAANQLYAMEKTPYQEVFVVNLLTLGKALIIDGKVQSTLFDEFVYHESLVHPPLLAHGNPERVLILGGGEGATLREVLRYKTVKKAVMVDIDEKVVEFSKKYLQEWHHNSFFDKRAEVVIEDGRKYLENAGKSDEKFDAIVIDLVDPLAGSPAVKLYTREFYQLVKGALKEGGVMVTQATSPVLYQEMFATIHSTIKSVFKIARPYAVYMRSYNGLWGFVFGSEEKDPLQLNESEVERRIRELLVNPEDLRYYDGDAHIGMFKIPKNLKQALKKYTDISTDEKPKYLEI, translated from the coding sequence ATGGGTATGAAAAAGCTTACTCCCTGGACAAGTTGGTATGTAGAATGGATAGATGATGGCGATGCTTCTTTCAAAGCAGCTAATCAGCTATATGCTATGGAAAAGACGCCGTATCAAGAGGTTTTTGTAGTAAATCTATTGACCCTTGGAAAGGCTTTAATCATTGACGGAAAGGTACAGTCGACGCTTTTTGACGAGTTTGTATATCATGAGTCATTGGTTCACCCTCCATTGCTGGCTCACGGAAACCCTGAAAGAGTTTTAATTTTGGGGGGAGGAGAAGGAGCAACGCTCAGAGAGGTATTAAGGTATAAAACCGTTAAAAAAGCAGTCATGGTCGACATCGATGAGAAGGTGGTGGAATTTTCTAAGAAATATCTGCAGGAGTGGCATCACAACTCCTTCTTTGATAAAAGGGCGGAGGTTGTAATAGAAGACGGCAGGAAGTATCTGGAAAATGCCGGAAAAAGCGATGAAAAGTTCGATGCAATAGTGATTGATTTAGTTGACCCTCTGGCAGGAAGCCCTGCAGTAAAGCTTTATACGCGCGAGTTCTATCAGCTGGTCAAGGGAGCGCTCAAAGAAGGTGGCGTTATGGTAACGCAAGCAACCAGTCCTGTACTCTACCAGGAGATGTTTGCCACGATACATTCAACAATAAAGAGCGTCTTCAAAATCGCAAGACCCTATGCGGTCTACATGAGGAGCTATAACGGGCTCTGGGGCTTTGTCTTCGGATCAGAAGAGAAAGACCCTCTGCAGCTCAATGAAAGTGAGGTGGAAAGGAGAATAAGGGAGCTTTTAGTGAATCCAGAAGATCTGAGATATTATGACGGGGATGCCCATATAGGCATGTTCAAAATTCCTAAGAACTTAAAACAGGCGCTGAAAAAATACACTGATATCTCAACAGACGAGAAACCAAAATACCTAGAAATTTAA
- a CDS encoding SDR family oxidoreductase — MTKVYVITGGGGGIGKATAKLLAKKGSLLLADIVPEALKKVESELKGEVNGSIETMVTDVSNERDVKELAKKASELGDLGAIVHTAGISPTMADAKRIFDVNLVGTAYVLKHFHNIATSGSVGVMIASMSAYMVPRDTNVSNLLKDPLSQGFSEKLSVIAKSDPGMAYSLSKLGVILLVEDQAEAWAKKGARLVSISPGIIDTTMGRRELEMQPAMRQLLQMTPLSRMGRPEEIANVIEFLVSEKSSYINGTDILVDGGVISSLKKAFLK; from the coding sequence ATGACAAAAGTATACGTAATTACGGGGGGAGGGGGAGGTATAGGAAAGGCAACTGCAAAGCTTTTAGCGAAAAAGGGGAGCCTGCTACTTGCTGATATTGTGCCTGAGGCTTTAAAAAAGGTCGAGTCTGAGCTTAAAGGCGAAGTAAACGGAAGCATTGAAACTATGGTCACCGATGTAAGCAATGAGAGAGATGTCAAAGAGCTCGCAAAAAAAGCTTCGGAGCTCGGCGACCTTGGGGCAATTGTTCACACTGCAGGGATCTCACCTACAATGGCAGACGCTAAAAGAATCTTTGATGTGAATCTTGTAGGAACTGCATATGTTTTGAAACATTTTCACAATATAGCTACTAGCGGTAGCGTAGGAGTTATGATAGCATCAATGTCCGCATACATGGTACCCAGGGATACTAACGTTTCCAATCTACTCAAGGATCCTTTATCTCAGGGTTTTTCTGAAAAGCTCTCTGTGATTGCAAAAAGCGATCCAGGCATGGCTTACAGCCTTTCTAAGCTTGGCGTAATTCTTTTAGTTGAAGATCAGGCTGAAGCATGGGCTAAAAAAGGAGCTAGGCTCGTCTCAATCTCTCCTGGAATAATTGATACTACAATGGGCAGGAGGGAGCTGGAAATGCAACCTGCAATGAGGCAACTTCTTCAAATGACACCCCTCTCTAGGATGGGCAGACCTGAAGAAATAGCAAACGTGATAGAATTCCTCGTTAGCGAGAAGAGCTCATACATAAATGGAACCGACATACTGGTTGATGGCGGTGTTATTTCAAGCCTGAAAAAGGCCTTTCTAAAATGA